From a single Apium graveolens cultivar Ventura chromosome 2, ASM990537v1, whole genome shotgun sequence genomic region:
- the LOC141706846 gene encoding heat stress transcription factor B-4, whose protein sequence is MALMLDECESILLSLDSHKSVPAPFLTKTYQLVDDPNTDHIVSWGEDDTTFVVWRPPEFARDLLPNYFKHNNFSSFVRQLNTYGFRKIVPDRWEFANEFFKKGEKHLLCEIHRRKTSQPQQMSLNHHHQSQMSIHHPGFFQYPNRLSISPTDSDDQANNWSCESPQPLSSPNGATAPNIYNTSVIALSEDNERLRRNNNMLMSELAHMRKLYNDIIYFVQNHVKPVAPSNSYPPSLILPPQVVAPNSNGSVVQQKSMNNQQFNLGYHHQQYNHQTNNITKQGSNEGAKLFGVPLQCSKKRSLHPEFMGSMGMSTNKPRLVLEKDDLGLNLMPPSPC, encoded by the exons ATGGCACTAATGCTAGATGAGTGTGAGAGCATTTTGCTATCTTTAGACTCTCACAAATCTGTTCCGGCTCCTTTTCTTACTAAAACTTATCAGCTCGTTGATGACCCGAACACTGACCATATCGTCTCTTGGGGTGAAGATGATACTACTTTCGTTGTTTGGCGTCCTCCGGAGTTCGCTCGTGATCTTCTTCCGAATTATTTCAAGCACAACAACTTCTCTAGCTTTGTCCGTCAGCTCAACACCTAC GGTTTTAGAAAGATTGTACCAGACAGATGGGAGTTTGCGAATGAGTTCTTTAAGAAAGGAGAGAAGCATTTACTCTGCGAGATCCACCGGAGAAAAACATCGCAGCCACAACAAATGTCACTAAACCACCACCACCAGTCTCAGATGAGTATTCACCACCCTGGTTTCTTCCAATACCCGAACCGTCTCAGCATTTCACCCACTGACTCCGACGACCAAGCTAACAACTGGTCATGCGAGTCTCCTCAGCCTCTCTCTTCCCCAAATGGAGCCACTGCACCCAACATTTACAATACCTCCGTTATCGCTTTATCAGAAGACAACGAGAGACTTCGAAGGAACAATAACATGTTAATGTCTGAACTAGCTCATATGCGAAAGTTGTACAATGACATtatttactttgttcaaaaccaTGTTAAGCCTGTGGCACCTAGTAATTCTTACCCACCTTCACTCATTTTACCTCCACAAGTCGTAGCGCCGAATAGTAATGGATCGGTGGTGCAACAAAAGAGTATGAACAATCAGCAGTTTAATCTCGGGTACCATCATCAACAATACAATCATCAGACTAATAACATTACTAAGCAAGGTAGTAATGAAGGAGCAAAGCTCTTCGGTGTTCCACTTCAGTGCTCGAAGAAAAGATCGTTACACCCGGAGTTTATGGGGAGTATGGGTATGAGTACAAACAAACCGAGATTGGTGTTGGAGAAAGATGATTTAGGGCTGAATCTTATGCCTCCTTCACCTTGTTAA